The Lasioglossum baleicum chromosome 12, iyLasBale1, whole genome shotgun sequence genome includes a region encoding these proteins:
- the Shc gene encoding SHC-adaptor protein isoform X1 → MATGGSSFISKPARGWLHPDHLVSKEGITYTVKYIGCLEVYTSMKSLDFETRSCVAKECINRVCEAAGLKSADKKRRVEKKVLKAIADKPRMEHTGATINLTISSCSLALTNLETGHIIAKHEMPRISFASGGDTEILDFVAYVAKNMQEWRACYVLECGGGLAQDVISTIGQAFELRFKEFLTKPASLHPMLNGMREADRDYYNDLPGKVPPDIGPPPVPPLPTAASTLPNLKHHHSGQNHVTRSSAQNSALHDSFPTNSDRHQQWAETGNLIDLNSDGTIANFSMLPEHNYVNDSVIAATRESHRDQTSLFDVFDMQPFSSAISDMNRLSPHSQKQQLKQEIWFHGSVSRAEAESMLTRDGDFLVRESQGSPGQYVLTGMNNGTPKHLLLIDPEGVVRTKDRVFDSVSHLVNHHCDNLLPIISADSVLVLRHPIPRRTNN, encoded by the exons ATGGCAACAGGAGGTAGCAGTTTTATAAGTAAACCAGCCAGGGGTTGGTTACACCCTGACCATTTAGTCAGTAAAGAAGGGATTACGTACACGGTGAAG TATATAGGATGTCTCGAAGTATACACTTCCATGAAAAGTTTAGACTTTGAAACAAGATCATGCGTTGCCAA aGAATGTATAAATAGAGTATGCGAAGCTGCAGGATTAAAGTCAGCGGATAAGAAAAGAAgg GTTGAGAAGAAAGTGCTTAAGGCAATCGCAGACAAGCCTCGCATGGAGCATACGGGTGCTACTATAAACTTGACTATTAGTAGTTGCAGTTTAGCCTTGACTAATCTAGAAACTGGACATATAATCGCCAAACATGAAATGCCACGGATATCTTTTGCTTCTGGCGGAGATACG gaaatattgGACTTTGTCGCGTACGTTGCAAAGAACATGCAAGAATGGCGTGCTTGTTACGTATTAGAATGTGGAGGTGGATTAGCGCAAGATGTTATATCTACTATTGGCCAAGCTTTCGAATTGCGATTTAAAGAATTCCTTACAAAACCAGCTTCGTTGCA TCCCATGTTAAACGGCATGAGAGAAGCGGACAGAGATTATTACAATGATCTGCCAGGCAAAGTGCCACCAGATATCGGACCTCCACCTGTGCCACCTTTACCGACCGCAGCATCGACATTACCCAATTTAAAACATCATCATTCCGGACAGAATCATGTAACACGAAGCAGCGCGCAAAATTCTGCTTTACACGATTCGTTTCCCACGAATTCCGATAGGCACCAACAATGGGCAG AGACTGGTAATTTAATTGACTTAAATTCTGACGGAACCATTGCAAATTTCAGTATGCTCCCTGAACATAATTATGTCAATGATAGCGTAATAGCAGCGACCAGGGAAAGTCATCGCGATCAAACATCACTTTTCGACGTGTTCGACATGC AGCCATTTAGTTCTGCAATCTCGGATATGAATAGATTAAGCCCACATTCTCAGAAACAACAACTAAAGCAAGAAATATGGTTCCATGGCAGTGTTAGTCGTGCCGAAGCGGAATCTATGCTTACTAGA gatGGCGATTTTCTGGTTCGAGAATCTCAAGGTTCACCGGGTCAATATGTTCTTACCGGAATGAACAACGGTACACCaaaacatttattattaattgatCCCGAAGGGGTG GTTCGCACAAAAGATCGTGTCTTCGATAGCGTAAGTCATTTAGTTAATCATCATTGCGACAATTTATTACCAATTATATCAGCGGACAGTGTTTTAGTACTTCGACATCCAATTCCTAGACGTACAAATAATTGA
- the Shc gene encoding SHC-adaptor protein isoform X2, whose translation MATGGSSFISKPARGWLHPDHLVSKEGITYTVKYIGCLEVYTSMKSLDFETRSCVAKECINRVCEAAGLKSADKKRRVEKKVLKAIADKPRMEHTGATINLTISSCSLALTNLETGHIIAKHEMPRISFASGGDTEILDFVAYVAKNMQEWRACYVLECGGGLAQDVISTIGQAFELRFKEFLTKPASLHPMLNGMREADRDYYNDLPGKVPPDIGPPPVPPLPTAASTLPNLKHHHSGQNHVTRSSAQNSALHDSFPTNSDRHQQWAEPFSSAISDMNRLSPHSQKQQLKQEIWFHGSVSRAEAESMLTRDGDFLVRESQGSPGQYVLTGMNNGTPKHLLLIDPEGVVRTKDRVFDSVSHLVNHHCDNLLPIISADSVLVLRHPIPRRTNN comes from the exons ATGGCAACAGGAGGTAGCAGTTTTATAAGTAAACCAGCCAGGGGTTGGTTACACCCTGACCATTTAGTCAGTAAAGAAGGGATTACGTACACGGTGAAG TATATAGGATGTCTCGAAGTATACACTTCCATGAAAAGTTTAGACTTTGAAACAAGATCATGCGTTGCCAA aGAATGTATAAATAGAGTATGCGAAGCTGCAGGATTAAAGTCAGCGGATAAGAAAAGAAgg GTTGAGAAGAAAGTGCTTAAGGCAATCGCAGACAAGCCTCGCATGGAGCATACGGGTGCTACTATAAACTTGACTATTAGTAGTTGCAGTTTAGCCTTGACTAATCTAGAAACTGGACATATAATCGCCAAACATGAAATGCCACGGATATCTTTTGCTTCTGGCGGAGATACG gaaatattgGACTTTGTCGCGTACGTTGCAAAGAACATGCAAGAATGGCGTGCTTGTTACGTATTAGAATGTGGAGGTGGATTAGCGCAAGATGTTATATCTACTATTGGCCAAGCTTTCGAATTGCGATTTAAAGAATTCCTTACAAAACCAGCTTCGTTGCA TCCCATGTTAAACGGCATGAGAGAAGCGGACAGAGATTATTACAATGATCTGCCAGGCAAAGTGCCACCAGATATCGGACCTCCACCTGTGCCACCTTTACCGACCGCAGCATCGACATTACCCAATTTAAAACATCATCATTCCGGACAGAATCATGTAACACGAAGCAGCGCGCAAAATTCTGCTTTACACGATTCGTTTCCCACGAATTCCGATAGGCACCAACAATGGGCAG AGCCATTTAGTTCTGCAATCTCGGATATGAATAGATTAAGCCCACATTCTCAGAAACAACAACTAAAGCAAGAAATATGGTTCCATGGCAGTGTTAGTCGTGCCGAAGCGGAATCTATGCTTACTAGA gatGGCGATTTTCTGGTTCGAGAATCTCAAGGTTCACCGGGTCAATATGTTCTTACCGGAATGAACAACGGTACACCaaaacatttattattaattgatCCCGAAGGGGTG GTTCGCACAAAAGATCGTGTCTTCGATAGCGTAAGTCATTTAGTTAATCATCATTGCGACAATTTATTACCAATTATATCAGCGGACAGTGTTTTAGTACTTCGACATCCAATTCCTAGACGTACAAATAATTGA